The following proteins are encoded in a genomic region of Curtobacterium sp. TC1:
- a CDS encoding IS110 family transposase — protein MNQLTTTTPSVRFCGIDWADDHHDVAVIDEAGTVLVTKRIDDTAAGLADLLDVLATYGDTPQNPIPVAIETSRGLLVACLRETGRPIYAINPMAVARYRDRSSVAGRKSDAFDARTLANILRTDRHEHRALPEDTTLVQSIRVLARAQQDAVWDRVQLQNRLRAHLRQYFPGFLDAYEKASGGLSRPDARAVLAIASTPAAASRVTKAQLRAALRRAGRQRGIEAEVDRVQRTFREQQMRQASDIELAMGHQCLALLRQLDAAAVSARELEQALLAAFDTHPDAEILTSFPGMAGISAARVLGEIGDDRTRFIDARGLKAYAGSAPITRASGKSSFVSRRRVKNHRLADAGYNWTLASLRNSPGARSHYDRRRALGDRHSAAQRNLYNRFLGMLFHCIQTRTHFDEEAAFGHAATAPLPAVEAAA, from the coding sequence TTGAATCAACTCACTACAACCACGCCTTCGGTACGGTTCTGCGGAATCGACTGGGCTGATGACCACCACGACGTCGCGGTCATCGATGAAGCCGGCACCGTTCTGGTGACCAAACGCATCGATGACACCGCAGCCGGCCTCGCAGACCTACTCGACGTGCTCGCAACCTACGGGGACACACCTCAAAACCCGATCCCGGTTGCGATCGAGACGAGCCGCGGACTGCTCGTTGCCTGCCTTCGAGAAACAGGACGCCCCATCTACGCCATCAACCCGATGGCCGTAGCTCGCTACCGCGACCGGTCCTCCGTCGCCGGCCGCAAGTCCGACGCATTCGATGCCCGCACGCTGGCGAACATCCTTCGGACGGATCGGCATGAGCATCGTGCGCTACCGGAAGACACCACTCTGGTGCAGTCGATCCGTGTGCTGGCCAGAGCTCAGCAGGATGCGGTCTGGGACCGGGTGCAGCTGCAGAACAGGCTTCGAGCGCATCTGCGTCAGTACTTCCCCGGCTTCCTCGACGCCTACGAGAAGGCATCAGGCGGTCTCTCCAGACCGGACGCTCGAGCCGTGTTGGCGATTGCCTCCACTCCTGCTGCGGCGTCCCGCGTGACGAAGGCCCAACTCCGTGCCGCTCTTCGCCGAGCTGGACGACAGCGCGGAATCGAAGCTGAAGTCGACCGCGTCCAACGCACGTTCCGGGAACAGCAGATGCGGCAAGCGAGCGACATCGAACTGGCTATGGGACACCAGTGCTTGGCTCTCCTGCGACAGCTTGATGCCGCCGCAGTCAGTGCGAGAGAGCTCGAGCAGGCGCTCCTCGCCGCGTTCGACACTCACCCCGACGCCGAGATCCTCACGAGCTTCCCGGGCATGGCTGGCATCAGTGCGGCACGAGTTCTCGGCGAGATCGGGGACGACCGAACACGCTTTATCGATGCTCGCGGCCTCAAGGCCTACGCCGGCAGTGCGCCAATCACGCGAGCAAGCGGCAAGAGCTCATTCGTCAGTAGACGCCGAGTAAAGAACCATCGACTCGCAGACGCTGGCTACAACTGGACCCTCGCATCGCTCCGTAACTCCCCTGGCGCACGGAGCCACTACGACCGCCGCAGAGCCCTCGGCGACCGCCACAGCGCAGCACAACGCAACCTCTACAACCGCTTCCTCGGCATGCTGTTCCACTGCATCCAAACTCGAACGCACTTCGACGAAGAAGCAGCATTCGGCCATGCAGCTACCGCTCCTCTCCCCGCGGTGGAAGCGGCCGCATAG
- a CDS encoding LPD29 domain-containing protein encodes MTTTIVPTKAVAALLRKELRTRFPGVKFSVRCSTGTAAAWIDVSYDDGPTHLQVQAITGRFEGRSFNGQTDSYDDNGTTLVAGDGDEMPTAVRYSCDGIIITRGYSPAGHLAAQRMIREDSSMRHLVLCDEHGTLNGHHDLTDGRAEDFSAGGRCWPYPNLSAWSAVRFVLERVDLTPTPAHQ; translated from the coding sequence ATGACTACCACCATCGTCCCCACGAAGGCCGTCGCGGCCTTGCTCCGCAAGGAACTGCGCACCCGGTTTCCGGGCGTGAAGTTCTCCGTGCGCTGTTCCACCGGCACTGCGGCTGCGTGGATCGACGTCTCCTACGACGACGGCCCCACCCACCTGCAGGTCCAGGCCATCACCGGCCGGTTCGAGGGGCGTTCGTTCAACGGGCAGACCGACTCCTACGACGACAACGGCACGACCCTCGTTGCGGGTGACGGTGACGAGATGCCGACCGCGGTTCGGTACTCCTGTGACGGCATCATCATCACCCGGGGCTACTCGCCTGCGGGACACCTCGCCGCGCAGCGGATGATCCGCGAGGACAGCAGCATGCGGCACCTGGTCCTCTGCGACGAGCACGGCACCCTTAACGGCCACCACGATCTCACCGACGGCCGAGCCGAGGACTTCAGCGCCGGCGGCCGCTGCTGGCCGTACCCGAACCTGTCGGCGTGGTCCGCGGTCCGGTTCGTGCTCGAACGCGTCGACCTCACCCCCACCCCGGCCCACCAGTAG
- a CDS encoding glutaredoxin domain-containing protein, translated as MSITVYTKSGFCGMCLATERALDSAGIEYTEAILDDVDQAQIEEWKTTLGMNAPIVVTDTETGSWSGFRPDKIGELASSAAA; from the coding sequence ATGAGCATCACGGTTTACACCAAGTCTGGTTTCTGCGGCATGTGCCTGGCCACCGAGCGTGCCCTCGACTCCGCCGGCATCGAGTACACCGAGGCGATCCTCGACGACGTCGACCAGGCGCAGATCGAGGAGTGGAAAACCACCCTCGGCATGAACGCCCCGATCGTCGTCACCGACACGGAGACCGGATCGTGGAGCGGGTTCCGCCCCGACAAGATCGGCGAACTCGCCTCGAGCGCGGCCGCGTGA